In one window of Electrophorus electricus isolate fEleEle1 chromosome 15, fEleEle1.pri, whole genome shotgun sequence DNA:
- the gdpd1 gene encoding lysophospholipase D GDPD1 isoform X2 has translation MAAFRHAVELGTDMLELDCHLTKDEQVVVLHDSNLRRLTGVDADISDVRYADLPPYLCKLGVTFKRECFVEGGGSRRIPLLRDVFEAFPSLPINIDIKVNDDRLIRKVSEMVIKYDREHLTVWGNSRDQIVQKCYKENPRIPVLFSLSRVLLLLGMFYTGLLPFVPLKEQFLEIPMPSITTKLRDPRQSTRSERFITWLADSLLMRKALFDHLTARGIQVYVWVLNDEDDFKRAFDLGATGVMTDYPTKLKEFMEKTDLPKPELTS, from the exons ATGGCAGCCTTTAGGCA TGCTGTGGAGCTTGGCACTGACATGCTGGAGCTGGACTGCCATCTGACCAAGGACGAGCAGGTGGTGGTGCTACATGATTCCAACCTGAGGAGACTGACTGGTGTTGACGCAGACATTTCAGATGTGCGCTATGCT gATCTTCCACCTTACTTGTGTAAGCTTGGGGTTACTTTCAAGCGAG AGTGCTTCGTTGAAGGGGGCGGCAGCCGTCGCATCCCCCTGCTGAGAGATGTCTTTGAGGCCTTCCCGAGCCTCCCCATTAACATAGACATCAAAGTGAATGACGACAGGCTCATTAGGAAG GTCTCTGAGATGGTCATAAAATATGACAGAGAGCATTTGACCGTATGGGGCAACTCCAGAGATCAAATAGTGCAGAAGTGTTACAAAGAG AACCCACGGATCCCGGTGCTGTTCAGCCTGTCCcgtgtcctgctcctcctgggGATGTTCTACACCGGGCTCCTGCCCTTTGTCCCGCTGAAGGAGCAGTTCCTGGAGATCCCCATGCCCTCCATCACCACCAA ACTACGGGACCCCAGGCAGAGCACACGGAGTGAACGCTTCATCACTTGGCTTGCAGACAG CCTGCTCATGAGAAAAGCTTTATTTGACCATCTAACTGCTAGAGGAATACAG GTATATGTTTGGGTGCTCAATGATGAGGACGACTTCAAACGAGCTTTTGACCTCGGAGCTACAGGTGTGATGACTGACTACCCAACGAAGCTGAAAGAGTTCATGGAGAAGACCGACCTTCCAAAACCTGAGTTAACCTCTTAA
- the gdpd1 gene encoding lysophospholipase D GDPD1 isoform X1, with protein MSAVVYVLSTVTGYVLTSALLLRCPSLLHRRRRETFRSRHISHRGGAGENLENTMAAFRHAVELGTDMLELDCHLTKDEQVVVLHDSNLRRLTGVDADISDVRYADLPPYLCKLGVTFKRECFVEGGGSRRIPLLRDVFEAFPSLPINIDIKVNDDRLIRKVSEMVIKYDREHLTVWGNSRDQIVQKCYKENPRIPVLFSLSRVLLLLGMFYTGLLPFVPLKEQFLEIPMPSITTKLRDPRQSTRSERFITWLADSLLMRKALFDHLTARGIQVYVWVLNDEDDFKRAFDLGATGVMTDYPTKLKEFMEKTDLPKPELTS; from the exons ATGAGTGCCGTGGTGTATGTTTTGTCGACGGTTACGGGATATGTCCTCACCTCCGCGCTATTACTGAGATGTCCGTCACTACTTCACCGGAGAAGGCGAGAGACATTCCGCAGCAGACACATATCGCACCGCGGCG GTGCCGGGGAGAACCTGGAGAACACAATGGCAGCCTTTAGGCA TGCTGTGGAGCTTGGCACTGACATGCTGGAGCTGGACTGCCATCTGACCAAGGACGAGCAGGTGGTGGTGCTACATGATTCCAACCTGAGGAGACTGACTGGTGTTGACGCAGACATTTCAGATGTGCGCTATGCT gATCTTCCACCTTACTTGTGTAAGCTTGGGGTTACTTTCAAGCGAG AGTGCTTCGTTGAAGGGGGCGGCAGCCGTCGCATCCCCCTGCTGAGAGATGTCTTTGAGGCCTTCCCGAGCCTCCCCATTAACATAGACATCAAAGTGAATGACGACAGGCTCATTAGGAAG GTCTCTGAGATGGTCATAAAATATGACAGAGAGCATTTGACCGTATGGGGCAACTCCAGAGATCAAATAGTGCAGAAGTGTTACAAAGAG AACCCACGGATCCCGGTGCTGTTCAGCCTGTCCcgtgtcctgctcctcctgggGATGTTCTACACCGGGCTCCTGCCCTTTGTCCCGCTGAAGGAGCAGTTCCTGGAGATCCCCATGCCCTCCATCACCACCAA ACTACGGGACCCCAGGCAGAGCACACGGAGTGAACGCTTCATCACTTGGCTTGCAGACAG CCTGCTCATGAGAAAAGCTTTATTTGACCATCTAACTGCTAGAGGAATACAG GTATATGTTTGGGTGCTCAATGATGAGGACGACTTCAAACGAGCTTTTGACCTCGGAGCTACAGGTGTGATGACTGACTACCCAACGAAGCTGAAAGAGTTCATGGAGAAGACCGACCTTCCAAAACCTGAGTTAACCTCTTAA
- the zgc:103681 gene encoding ion channel TACAN, translating to MQMTATLTEALQEWESHQKEFQVIQENHQRYMQNLHEVSEMQSCISATIAHQRKSLKDFLQSLKTKGLAEEETKHVEEIKEHIQERQSILSQMEAFLPKKNGIYLCLVLGNVNVNLLSKRLKAAYKDEYEKFKLCVTVILLLLAFTCRFFVTYRFVDALMNFLLVWYYCTLTVRESILINNGSRIKGWWVAHHYISAFLSGVILTWPDGELYQMFRRQFLSFCLYQSFVQFLQYYYQSGCLYRLRALGERHNMDLTVEGFQSWMWRGLTFLLPFLFFGHFWQLYSSIYLLSMAPVPGCKEWQVSVCGLSFLVLFMGNFFTTIAVVRHKLKNTSLNRSKSR from the exons ATGCAAATGACAGCTACACTAACAGAAGCCCTTCAAGAATGGGAGAGTCACCAGAAAGAGTTCCAAGTGATTCAG GAGAACCATCAGCGTTACATGCAGAATCTCCATGAGGTCTCTGAGATGCAGAGTTGCATCTCTGCCACCATTGCTCATCAGCGGAAGAGTCTGAAGGACTTCTTGCAGTCTCTGAAGAC CAAAGGGTTagcagaagaagaaacaaagcATGTGGAAGAGATAAAAGAACATATCCAGGAGAGACAAAGTATCCTCTCTCAGATGGAGGCTTTCCTTCCAAAGAAAAATGG GATATATCTCTGCCTCGTCCTCGGGAATGTGAATGTCAATCTTCTAAGCAAACGATTAAA GGCTGCCTACAAAGATGAGTATGAGAAATTCAAGCTGTGCGTGACTGTAATCCTGCTTTTGCTGGCTTTCACGTGTCGCTTTTTCGTCACCTACAG ATTTGTGGACGCACTCATGAACTTCCTTCTGGTCTGGTACTACTGCACTTTAACAGTCCGTGAGAGCATTCTCATCAATAACGGGTCCAG GATCAAAGGCTGGTGGGTAGCTCATCACTACATCTCAGCTTTTCTTTCTGGGGTCATACTGACTTG GCCCGATGGTGAATTGTACCAGATGTTCAGGAgacagtttctttctttttgcttgTACCAAA GCTTTGTGCAGTTCCTGCAGTACTACTATCAGAGTGGATGTCTTTACAGACTCCGAGCACTAGGGGAGAGACACAACATGGATTTGACCGTAG AGGGGTTCCAGTCATGGATGTGGCGGGGTCTCACGTTTCTATTGCCTTTCCTGTTCTTTGGTCAC TTCTGGCAGCTTTATAGCAGCATCTACCTGCTCAGTATGGCTCCTGTTCCTGGATGTAAAGAGTGGCAG GTTTCTGTATGTGGGCTTAGCTTCCTTGTTTTATTCATGGGCAATTTTTTCACTACGATCGCAGTGGTCCGACATAAGCTGAAAAACACGAGCCTGAACCGGAGTAAGAGTCGCTGA